The following coding sequences lie in one Rutidosis leptorrhynchoides isolate AG116_Rl617_1_P2 chromosome 4, CSIRO_AGI_Rlap_v1, whole genome shotgun sequence genomic window:
- the LOC139845466 gene encoding uncharacterized protein, which translates to MPALIKTPEPEKCEKKPKFNLRKSLAWDSAFFTSDGVLDADELSTMIEGGGDKGVKHHHLPGIEEEVYRSMDSLSSLASDNLSLECLEAELFDDIRASIQKSNRASNLNNSNIKVSSGKKDIQPKISNPSKKVDPDNGKRFAVRNKDNTSGIPQPKITSRVNSTSTSSKRVTLSAIHAKKEQDIAKQANVSLKGPQALKTTPGSKATGAIGPRRGVPKPMLSSKSSMLASSSNAPKMDPTRPSSSCSNSSSCSSGTDVKTSTSLSRRKVDSKGVKVTAGSIVKAPSRIISKKKQAPVDSRLSSRLVVTNLPSSISPASSVSEWDSDSSSSNQRCSIDTGASFRSSVESASSIHPTDRSNQNGNQTAALNASQTGPLSRPPSVQPTGLRMPSPKIGFFDGGKSGVRTPTGGVRTGPTSSNVSKVGKIPLPKTAAPTNMKPNIQKTTLKLDQEQQSSKPKTASASQGVKSFLVPPKQANLGNKSVSKIDTADCSRAPFAVKNSVSAANGTDVSLTEKTVNLSYVETQHKENSELI; encoded by the exons ATGCCTGCACTGATCAAAACGCCTGAACCCGAAAAGTGTGAAAAGAAACCGAAGTTCAATTTACGCAAAAGTTTAGCCTGGGACAGTGCCTTTTTTACAAGTGATG GTGTTCTTGATGCAGATGAGCTGTCAACTATGATTGAAGGAGGAGGTGATAAGGGTGTAAAGCATCATCATCTACCAGGAATAGAAGAGGAAGTTTACAGATCAATGGATTCATTATCATCATTAGCAAGTGATAATTTATCGCTTGAATGTCTCGAGGCTGAATTATTTGATGACATTAGAGCTTCAATTCAGAAATCTAACAGAGCATCTAACCTTAATAATTCAAATATCAAGGTTTCATCAGGAAAGAAAGATATCCAACCAAAAATTAGCAACC CATCAAAGAAGGTGGATCCTGATAACGGGAAACGG TTTGCTGTGAGAAATAAAGACAATACTTCAGGAATACCACAGCCTAAGATAACAAGTAGAGTGAACTCGACATCAACATCATCGAAAAGGGTTACTTTGAGTGCCATTCATGCAAAGAAGGAACAAGATATTGCAAAGCAAGCTAATG TTTCTCTGAAAGGGCCTCAAGCATTGAAAACAACACCAGGATCAAAGGCAACTGGAGCTATTGGTCCTCGAAGGGGTGTTCCAAAGCCTATGTTGAGTTCCAAATCATCAATGTTAGCTTCTTCTTCAAATGCACCAAAAATGGACCCCACAAGACCATCGTCATCGTGTAGCAATTCTAGTAGCTGTTCTTCAGGAACTGATGTCAAAACCTCAACATCTTTATCCAGAAGAAAAGTTGATTCAAAAGGTGTTAAAGTTACTGCTGGATCAATTGTTAAAGCACCTTCAAGGATTATATCGAAGAAAAAACAAGCACCTGTTGATTCCCGTCTTTCATCTCGATTGGTGGTAACGAACCTTCCTTCAAGTATATCACCCGCTAGCTCTGTAAGTGAATGGGACTCAGATTCATCTTCTTCAAATCAAAGGTGTAGCATAGATACTGGTGCATCTTTCAGATcttctgttgaatcagcttcgagtaTTCATCCCACTGATCGATCGAATCAAAATGGAAACCAGACTGCAGCTCTGAATGCATCACAAACTGGTCCACTCTCTCGACCACCTTCTGTTCAACCAACGGGACTTCGAATGCCTTCTCCTAAGATTGGGTTCTTTGATGGG GGAAAATCAGGTGTTCGAACTCCAACCGGAGGCGTACGAACCGGCCCGACCAGCTCAAATGTTAGTAAAGTTGGAAAGATTCCACTACCAAAAACAGCGGCTCCAACAAACATGAAACCAAATATCCAGAAAACCACTCTTAAACTCGATCAAGAACAACAAAGTTCCAAACCGAAAACTGCTAGTGCCTCACAAGGTGTCAAAAGTTTTTTAGTGCCTCCGAAACAAGCTAATTTGGGAAACAAATCAGTAAGCAAAATCGACACAGCAGATTGTTCAAGGGCTCCATTTGCTGTCAAGAACTCGGTTTCTGCTGCTAATGGGACTGATGTGAGTCTAACTGAAAAAACTGTCAACTTGTCTTATGTGGAAACTCAACATAAGGAGAATAGTGAGCTTATTTGA
- the LOC139842073 gene encoding uncharacterized protein, with product MEDTAGIDIEFITSNAVNNVNISQSNDLTATVSSPSTLTDNRSSGLVNETSYEPIGTVEIVADKLAIDETDEKPNLIKTPEPDFENTAAKDLEIKTSDVANDKVLPQNDNLIISVSSPSTLTDNQSAGLVTDEKLKAVDEETDEKPKPADEETDPKPAVEIDADKSAIKDTDEMPKPTVEIDAKKSAIEETDEKPKPADEEIDEKLKPADEETDPKPAVEIDADKSAIDEADEKPKPTDEEINEKPKPADEETDSKPAVEIDVVQSAIEETDEKPKPAVEIDADKSAIEETDEKPKPTVEIDAVKLATKETVENPKPAVEIDVVKSAIKETDEKPKLIETPEPDMEDTAAKDIKIKTSNAANEEVLTQNVDTVVVSSPSKLAENRSSEF from the exons ATGGAAGATACTGCTGGTATCGATATCGAATTTATAACCTCCAATGCCGTTAACAACGTCAACATAAGTCAAAGCAATGATCTGACTGCCACTGTTTCATCTCCTTCTACACTTACTGACAATCGATCTTCAG GACTTGTGAATGAAACGAGTTATGAGCCAATAGGGACTGTTGAGATTGTTGCGGATAAACTGGCGATTGATGAGACTGATGAAAAGCCTAACCTGATTAAAACACCCGAGCCTGATTTTGAAAATACTGCTGCTAAAGATCTCGAAATAAAAACATCTGATGTCGCAAATGACAAGGTGTTACCTCAAAATGATAACCTGATCATCAGCGTTTCATCTCCTTCTACACTTACTGACAATCAATCTGCAG GACTTGTGACTGATGAAAAGCTTAAAGCAGTGGATGAAGAAACTGACGAAAAGCCAAAACCGGCAGATGAAGAGACTGATCCTAAACCGGCTGTTGAGATTGATGCTGATAAATCGGCGATTAAAGATACTGATGAAATGCCTAAACCCACTGTTGAGATTGATGCCAAGAAATCGGCGATTGAAGAGACTGATGAAAAGCCTAAACCAGCGGATGAAGAAATTGATGAAAAGCTTAAACCGGCAGATGAAGAGACTGATCCTAAACCGGCTGTTGAAATTGATGCTGATAAATCGGCAATTGATGAGGCTGATGAAAAGCCTAAACCAACGGATGAAGAAATCAATGAAAAGCCTAAACCGGCAGATGAAGAGACTGATTCTAAACCGGCTGTTGAGATTGATGTCGTTCAATCGGCAATCGAAGAGACTGATGAAAAGCCTAAACCAGCTGTTGAGATTGATGCCGATAAATCTGCGATTGAAGAGACTGATGAAAAGCCTAAACCGACTGTTGAGATTGATGCCGTTAAATTGGCGACCAAAGAGACCGTCGAAAATCCTAAACCGGCTGTCGAGATTGATGTCGTTAAATCGGCGATCAAAGAGACTGATGAAAAGCCTAAACTGATTGAAACTCCCGAGCCTGATATGGAAGATACTGCTGCTAAAGATATCAAAATAAAAACATCCAATGCTGCTAATGAAGAGGTGTTAACTCAAAATGTTGACACAGTTGTTGTTTCATCTCCTTCTAAACTTGCTGAAAATCGTTCTTCAG AGTTTTGA